The genomic DNA CGCGTGAGATTGGGGGGATAGGGCCCTGACATCTCTGCCAGGGCCCCTATGGTTCATACCTTAGCGTACCGATGCTTGCGCGAGAAGAGGATGGCCCGCGATCGCCTCGTTGAGGGACTTCACCAATGCCACCGGAGAAGCTTCCCCTGCTTGAACCAGAGACGCATACCGCTCCTGGGTCATGACGAAGAATTCTCCGTGACGTTCCGCCGGCACGCCCATCAACGTCGCCAGAGAGGCCAGGTGTTCACCCTGTCCCTGAGCCATCTCCGCAGTGAGCGCATCGAAGTTCAACGATGCAAACACAGTCGTCTTATGCTCGCTCATGATTTTGCCGTCATTGGTACACCCGGAGGTTCCGGTGCTGATCGCAAACGTATTCATCCCGATTCCGTTGGTGGTCGCCATCAAAACCTGAGGGGCGATTTCCTTCTGGCCCTTGTAATCCGCCCAAGCCAGTTTTCCCAAACCACAGCCCGGACCGGTATCTGGATTTGATGCCATGGCCGGACCTGCCTGAGCGCCGAACAGTACGGCGATTGACAAAAAGAGCACTTTCTTCGACATAAGTCCTCCTCCGTTAGAATTAGTTAAGCACCCATGCTACTGCAGAAATACCGGGACGAAGTATAACTAAACTCACTATCGATGTTTATAGAAAAGTTGGCCACTAGGGAAATGACTAGTGCTCTTCTTTCAGGAGAGAATTATAGACGAATTGCCGCATCGAAGCACAATCATTTTTCTTCGCATTGTGGAAAACCCATCAAAAGGACCGGCACCGATTCAAGCTCTGTATCATTCATCATTCCGGCCGGAAGCGATAGAACCATTTAATACTTTAATATCAACGCGCGCAGAAATGCCGATGAGAAGACGCGGGGAAAATGGAATATATCCGGCGTACAAGACTGACCGTTACACAGAATATGCAAAATTATTACATTCATTATCTACGCATTATCACGACAGAGAAGCATTCGCGAATCCGGATAACGGTAGCGATGCAATCGTCTCCGTGCAAGAGACGAAGACCTCATGAGTGCCGGATGCGATGGACTGCTCTCTCCACACTACGGAGACGTCTCCGAGGAACGTGCTCTTGTCATACGTGACGTACTCGCACTAAATCCCGGATTGACGGGACATAAATATACATCTATACTCGCTCGGTGACTGCTTAGAATAACTAAGCAGATCGCTCGACCTACTAACTTCATCTATAAGGAGGATCCATGAAGCGTACGAGTCTACTGCTTTCCCTTGCTGTCCTCATCGGACTCAGCTCAGCGGGCTGTCAAATCGTCGACTCTCCGATGAAAGGAATCATCTTCACTGAAGCGAAGTATGGCACCATCGCAACCGACGCCTCGACAGCCACCAAAGAGGGCAAGGCATGCGGCCAGTCGATTCTCGGATGGGTCGCCACCGGTGATGCAAGCATTTCAGCCGCCAAGGCGGCCGGTGGCATTACCACCGTCGCCGTCATCGACCACTCCGCCAAGAATATTCTGGGCATCTTGGGCGAATGGTGCACGATTGTTCGGGGTAGCTGATCCACTCTAGCTCACGGTGTGAAAGGGCCTCCGGAGCAACTGCCGGACGGCCCTTTCATTTTCGTTTTATCCTTCCTTCCGTGCAACGTGGGACTTACTTCCCTCGCACGTCTCATCATTCCGCCCACTCTGTTGCTCTGCTGTCTGTGCTTGCGAGATGTAGCGAGAGCAGCCGCATTCGGAGATGTGGAGTTGAGCGCCTATGCGCTGGGGGCCCAGCCCCGTGATGTGGATGTTTTCAACCAAGGAACAACCGTTCCCAGCTCGATTCAGGACGGTTTCGGTGCCGGGCTCAAGGTGGGACTCTTTCCTGCTGCTCTGAAGCGAATGGCGGGACTTGAGCTGGATTCCAATACACACGGCACGGCAGTCTCCTTTCCCAACGTTCCCAATGGGCAGAACCATGGAACCGGCCGTTCCGACCTGCTCATCATCAATACGACGTTCAACCTGATCCTACGCTATCCGGGGGAAAGGATTCGCCCGTACGTCGGAGCTGGGATCGGCTGGTCTCATGGTACGCTCCTCAACCCAAACATTGCAGGGCGAGATGATAAGGATTTTGACTCAGCCCGCGCCTTTACCCATCAATTTCTCGGCGGAGCACAAGTGGTTTTGAGTCCTGCCGTCACTTTGCTCAACACACAGCACAAGGTTGCGATCTTTCTGTTCGGCGAATACCGGTATCTGTCCTCCGACTATCATTGGGAAAAATTGGCCATCGATTTTCGTACACACTATGGATTAGTGGGAGCAGGACTGCGTTTTTGACTCCTCGACGCCCGGCTCGACACACATCCTTATTTCTTCACTCATTTCGCCGGACATTGGACTAGTGCCGCTGAGCGACGGATTGCAGTTGCTCCCTGCTCCATCGATTGACGACCCGGCACTCACCATCGAGAAGACGAACACTCCCGTCGGTTCCGTACTCCGCCTCCGACAAAAGACTTCCATTCTCATCGATGAGGCGATAGCCTGTCCCGCCGGCTACGATCACGGCACGGCGCTCGACAACCCCATCGTGCTCATAGGTTACGGTTGCACCATCCCTTAAAGCAGTCCATCGGACCGTGGTCTCTCCGACAGTGATAATCTTCGCTTCCCCATCCCCATCCAACTCAGAAGCCTTGATCGGACTATCCCCGGTCCAAAAATGAATCGAGTTGAAAATGAAGGTATCCAACAGTAGCGAAAATTCATACACCGGTATGATGAACATGCCGAAAAACACGATTTCCCTCATCCATTTACTGTTCACTTCACCGCTGCCTTTGACGTTGCTGTTCCAATGATACACATTCTTCGTGAGATTGAACGGGCCGTAGCAGGCGGTGCTGACCGTTACGAAACACATCAATACGACCGCAATTAGAAGTCGCCGAACCATTGTGCTCATTTTACAATTCCTTCCTATGAGACAGGCCTATGAAACAAGGGGTCATCATGTGCTCATTCGGTGCACCGGGCACTGTTCCAGCGCAGGACGAAAATGAGCTCAATTTTTTCTGCTTCGGCGGGGTAGGCTAATGCCGGAAGACCCCACGTGACTCACATTCAAGATGATTGTAGAGGTCAAATCAAGTATGATCTGACCAAACAGGGAAGTTAATCGTAGGAGGTGGACAGATGCATTTACTCGGATTACTGCCAACCCGAGACAAATGGGGGGAGTCCCTTGCATCCGCGGCCTTCGCATCCCGGTGGCAACAGTGGTGGGGAGGGTCGCCGACGGCATGAGCAACAATCAGATTCTGCACGCCTTTCCTGATTTGCAACAAGAGGATATTCGTGAGGCGCTGCAGTACGCGGCTGAAGCTGTGCGGGAACGCGAACTTCCACTAGTGCCACAACCGTGAAGTTTCTGGTGGATAATGCCTTGTCGCCTCTTGTGGCCGAAGCCTTACAGCGAAACGGATACGACGCCGTCCATGTGCGTGAGTATGGCCTTCAACACGCCGAGGACGAAAATATCCTCGCACGGGCGGCTAGCGAAGATTGAGTCGTAATCTTAGCAGATACAGACTTTGGTACACTTCTTTCTCTCTGGTCTTCTTCTAAACCTTCCGTCATTCTCTTCCGGCGTACCACATCGCGCATGCCGGACACTCAAACGGCACTGTTGATCGCCAACCTGCCGAATCTGTGGGACGCATTGGAGCAAGGCAGTGTTGTGGTTTTTGAAGAGAATCGCGTTCGGATTCGCCTTTTACCGATTGGGCGTCAGCAACGACAAAATTGATTGATCAGGCTCCGCACGCTAGGGAATAGCTTAATGATGAAGTCGATGTCGTGCTTGACGAGGAGTCTGATCAGCGTCGCGAAATCCGTCATGAGGCGCTGACCGAACTGACCTTCCGCAGCTCAGTTGCCAGCCGTTGAAGCTCGCACAGCTTAAGAAATCATTGCTCGACAGTAAGCTTTAAGTTTTCCCGGAGTAATGAACGATCGATATCCCGCTTGTATGCTTCAATCACGGGGTCCGGCTGAAGTCCCGCCGTCTTCTGAGTCGTTTCTTCGCAATCTGAATTCCTCGTCATGCCATCTCGCTTGGCAAAGTCTAACCCTTCATCCAGACGGCTTCAACGCAGAGGTGTTTCGTCGGTCAAGCGGTGAGGCCTTTCGCACGATCGGCAAGTGTGACATGATACGCGCTTGCTTTGCCTTCACTGATCATGAGAAGTCCCAACCCTCGTGGCAACTTGAACCGCTTCGGACCAGCCGATCCCGGATTGAACAGCAGCGTGTCCCTGAGCCGTTCGTTCTTCGGTTGGTGCGTATGACCGAAGATGCAGATGTCTGGTCTGGTACGATCGAGAAACGCTCTTCCTTCTTTGGTCAGCTTTCCAGCTTCAAATACAACATGTCGAATCGCGATGTGGAGACCATGCAATCGGATGATGGCCTCTGTAGGGAAACCGCTCTTTTCATATTCATCGACATTGCCTGAGACAGCGGTCACGGGAGCGATCGTCTCAAGGTGATCGATAACAATTCTCCCACCGATGTCGCCGGCGTGAATAATATGATCGACACCTTGGAAATGCCGAACAATCGCCGAGTCGAAGAGGCCATGGGTATCGGCAATGATCCCGATGCGGATCGGCCTCGAGCGATTCACGGGCTACCATCGCTGTGAGCATCAAGCGAGGCTCGGACTTTGGTCCAATCGAATGTAAACGGTTCAGAGGGTTGCTCCGGCATGTCCGCGAGCTCAGCCTTCAGGCGATCGGCTCTCGCGCTGCTCATCGGATGGGTGGAGAGCCACTCGACCCGTCCCTCATCTTTCTCAGTCAATCGTTGAAAAAACGTGATCATGCCATTGGGATTGATTTTGGCACGATAGAGCAGCTGAAGACCGGTCAAATCCGCCTCCGTCTCCTGTGCTCGTCCGAACTTCAACGTCATCAGCTCCATACCGAGCTGCTTCATGATGCCACCCAACCCCTGCTGGTTTCCCAGCACGATCGACACGACGGCCACAAAACCCAACTGCTTGACGATCCGTTCGAGTCCATGCCGTTGGAGCACATGGTTCAACTCATGGGCTAACACACCTGCCACTTCTTCCGGGGTTTCCGCTTTCTTCATCAATCCTGTGAAGACGACGATATACCCACCGGGGAGGGCAAAGGCATTGACCACATCGCTTTTCACGACGGTGATCGCGAATGTGTAGGGGTTCTCCGGAATCGGGTCGGTCAGGCGATGGGTCATCTCGGTGAGGGCCGCCACGGCTGGACCTTCTTTCATGACTTCCTGATGTGCAAGAAAGTCACGATAGGTGGTTTCACCCAACTTCTGCTCCCATTCGATCGGAATTCGATCGACGGCAAGTTCCACCAGCAGATCGCTCCCAAACCAGAGTCCCAACACCACCATCAAAAGCGTCCCTCCCGCAATGCTCCACGCAATTCGATGTCGTTGCCGGACCTGGCGAACCTGTTCCGCCGCTCGTTCAAGCGGTATGGTCAAGTAATCCGGCGCCGCTTGTCGGAAGGCACGAATCACGTTGGGATTTTTGAGATACAGCGTCCGCTGCCCCGTCGCCCCTCTCCACGTCGCGACGAGCTGGTCATGATCCAACCCGCCTGCCGAGACGGTGAGTTCTGAAAAAGTCACGGATTCCGAACAGCGCTCTCCTGTATCCTGATCTGAGAGAAAAATCATCGTGAGCCCATGGGCTTCGACATGGACAAGGCACGGCGCACCACCGGCCGGCAAATCGTCGCCGAAACAGAGCGCATTGGGGGGTATAGCCATCAAACGATAATCATCGGTCAATAGTCATTGGTCATTGGTGAAGAACGGTCTTGCTCGTGCCCATGACTCTCTCAATCTTTCCACTGACCAATGACAAATGACCCTTGACTCGGTATTACTCCGATACCGGAATGAACTGCCTGACCCACGCCCCGAATCCGCCTGGATTGCGGCTTTGAATGAATACAAGACCCGGTCCGCGGAATCGACAGACAAAACCTTCGCCCGACGTGAAGCTGGCGACCCATCCGGAAGTGGCCTTTTCGATATTGTACGTAGTGGTGGTGGACCAAGCCACCAAATGGCTATTGTCCACGATATATTCCTGACCCGGTTTCAACTCGATCTTGTGAACGGCTCCGAAACTGTTCAGCAGGAGCATCCCCTTCCCGCTCATTTTGAGGATGAAGAAACCTTCTCCACCCAGCAATCCCCGGCTCATACTCTGCATCTGACTATCGATCGTCACTCCATCGGCACCGGCCAGGAATCCATCCTTCTGCACCATATACTCACCGACGCCATCGAGCTCGAGAACGACAATCTCGCCCGGCACCGTCGGCGCAAGCAATACTTCGCCGGCACCGCGGCTGGCGCGCAACGTCTGGAAGAAAAACTTCTCCCCTGTCAGAAACTTTCGTGACAGCGCTCCCAGAAATCCTCCCTCCATTTTGCTTTCGATGTCGATGGTCGGTGAACAAGCCACCATCGCGCCTGATTCGGCCTTGATGTGTTCTCCCTCCGCCAACTCAACACGCGCCATCGGAAACGCACCGGGATACAAAACTTCGCTTTTCATTGATTGAACCTCCTAACTGACGTAAGGGGTCAGGCGTGAGGCGTAAGGCGACCGGTACTGGATAGATCAAGTCTTCGTGGCACCACGTTTTACGCCATTGCCTCTCTGATGTCGGATAAGGCCACTGAGCATCTTATCGATTCGTTCAATTTGCGCATCAAAGTTCACCCAACTTTCTTGCGCTAAATACCCCAGTCTTTTTGCGAGGTCGAGTTGAGTATCTAATTCGCTGAGTGACCCCTGAGCCATGTGCAAATAATTGATGAATTCCTTCTTTGTCTGCCGACCGGCGCCCTCGGCGATGTTGCTCGGTACACTCGATGCGGCTCTTCTGATTTGATCAGTGAGACTGTATCGCTCTTCTTTGGGAAACGAATCGGTTGCTCGATAAATAGTTACGACCAACTCCATTGCTGCATTCCACAAATCCAGTCTCTTGTGAGGCTTATCCATTTCTTACCGCGTTCTCTTCTTTCGCCTCACCCCTTACGCCTCACACCTCACGGCATCATCCCGCTACCCATCCATACACCCTTCGGCTTGGCTCCGGTCCCTCTTCCAGATAGCTCATTCTGAGCCGACCTAGGGCATCACTCGGAACCTCGCGCCGTTTTGCGTCGACATTGATCCCAAACACTCTGGCCGAATTTAATCCAAACACCCGTTCCTTCACCCGCCTCGTCAGAGGCTGATACTGATGCTTCTCGATCAATTCCTGAGGAATCTCGAATCGTCGAAATGCTTCGATCTGCCATTGAGGCGTCCCATACCAGATGGAGTCTGTGCCCCACAGTACGTGATCAACGCCGAACGAACGGATAATCTGCCCCAGCAGATGCGCGCAGATCAACGGATAGGTCGTCACCAATTGCGCGAAGGTCGAACCCAGCTCCATATAGATATTGGAGATACCGGGCTCTGCTTCCTTCATCCGGCAGAACTCGGTAGTCCATGGGATTTCACCGGTGTTTGCAAATATTTGATCGATGGATGCGACGCCCCGGAACCCGGAGTGATACACCAAAAAGTCGAGATCGGGGAAATCCTTCGCCGCCTTGATTAGATCTCTCGGATGGTTGTAGTCCGGCACGGGCCCGAGAGGCAGCCCCTTGTGCACGCATATTCGCTTCACATTGAGCTTTCGCGCTTGTTCCAGCATGGGATAGGCAACGCGCTCATCGTCCATCCTCCAGCCTCGGTCGAACCCCTTCGGGCAGGAACCGGTGTAGCATTTCCAGGCGTCGATCTCGAGGGTTTCAGCCTGCATTGCCATGAATTCCAAATCGGTCTCCCCCAGCTGTGGTGTCGCCAGACCGTGAGCCAGCATCCGTTGCGAACCGGCCAACCTGTTGATCTCGTCTCGAATGTGGGCCATTTCCTTCGGCGGGACGACGGCCTCTTGTGGATAGGGTCCCGGCGGTGTGCTGATGAGCCCCACGGTGGTTTCGCTATCTAAAAATACTTCTTTCACAAAATTTTTCCATGATAGATCATCGAGGGTGCCGCGATCTCCTGCCAGTTTCGGGTTGAGTCCCGCCTCACGAATGTGCTTTCTCAACGACAGGAGTGCCTGTTTGGAAACGGCGCCCTTCCGACTGGATTCGGCATCAGAGGGATCGTAGTGAGCACTGACGTAGTGGGTTTGGACATCGAAGATAAAATACGGATCCCCCTGCTGCCCGGCAAAGGCCATTGCTTCGAACAGCTCGATTTCTCCGATGTTGAAAAATCGACCGAATGCATGGTTCATGGCCAATAACGCAGCCGCCATGCCACCGGTGGTCTTCAAGAAATCTCGGCGTGTGAGTCCACGTCGGGCTGCCGCATTTTCAACCAACTCTCTCGTGACGCGCTCGATACAAGCCTGCTCGTCCGTTTGGCAAATCGGGAGAAATTCCTCATTGGATACGATCTGCGTCGGGACAGGAGTCGGCAACGTCCTGCCTTTCTTCAAGGAGAGACCGCCGACGAATAGTCCTGATGAATACCCCATGACGCCTCCTCATCCACTAGTGTCACAGACTTTCTTTAATGTCCGAACGCTTTTACCAGGAGCCGCAGGCTGTTCAAAAAGGCCTTCCAGCGAGGCGGCAGCGAGCGAAAGGTCGAGGCGTACGCGGTTGGTACGTTGAGACCTTGAGCGATGCGAGAACGAAGCTGGAGGACTTTTTCAATAGCCTGCGCTGATTGTGTGGAATACTCGATGCGCTGTCAAGCACGCGCTGCCGGGGCAGGTCGGGAGTAGTCGAGGGAAGCTTATCTGGACGAGAATGAAGCAGTTGATGATTTCGCCCGGGAAAGAGATGCCTGTACGCCGGGGATCTCTACGAACACATCCAACTGAGGATCGGCATCTTGATCTTTCCCGTCGTGTCCGACACTATACAGGACGCCTTTTTTCATGTTCACCAACATCGGCAATCCTGTATAGGGATCGTAGAAATTTTGCCCCGCTTTCGCGATCCGTGTGAGGAGATCTCCATCGCCGGAGCCACGCCTGATCCATGCCTGTAAACTGGCCAGCCGAAGATGGGCATCCGTATCGACCACGAATCCGTTGTACCGGTCCCATGGAGCAAGCGGTTCAAGACCGACAATGTTCTCGATGGGATTGGTGAAATAGTCCGTCAGGCCGGATGCCGGAAAATGGATATAGTTCTTCCACTTCGGCAGCGAGCCATATCGTCCTTCGCCGGCGGTTTTGTACGACGCGTCGTAATAGTCTGCATAGTCGTTGAGACGGCGTTGCGCCGGCAATGGAAGAGCCGATATCACCATCGTGTACACCGACTGGTCTTCGGCCCTCGCTGCGTTCAGTTGGGTCTCATATGTCTTCGAGGCCGAGACCAGTTCGCTTTGCATGGGCCAGCGCAGCGAGAGTTCCGTTTGATCAAATGGACGAAGGAATTTCGTGACGCGCCCCAGGTATTTTCCATCAAAGTCGGCGCTGAGAAGCAACCCCGAGGCGACTGCAATATCGTCATTGATGGCCTGCAGTGCCAGCATTTTCACGGCAAGGGTCTTGGCTTGACCCAGTACGATGCGCCACGCTTCCATGTCCGTTTCAAGTCGGTCGACGCCGGGATCTGCGCCTTGTAAGAACCCTTCCGCCACATGGAGTTGGTGGGCGAAAGCCATTGCGGTACAAGGCGGACCGACAGGTCGGCCGTAACCCCAATCCTCAAAGGGAAGTTTTTTCCACTGACTATATCGATTGAGCAGCAGCTGGTGCTCATCCCCCCATCTCTTGATGGTCTCCTGATGAGACTTGAACTCGCCGATAGGATCTGAGCTGCGAACCCAGCCGCGCATGACATCGGCTGATGCATTGGCCCCCTTTATCATCCTCGATCCGGGACCTCCAAAACAAACCGACGCCGAATTGCCGTCGTTCACCTCAGCCTTCCGATCATACCCCTCCTGTATCGGATCGCGACCGGACGGCGCATCAATCCCAAGGAAGAGAAAGTAGCCGTTATTTTTGAAATCGGACAGGGTGCGTTGAGGAGTGGTCGTGAGGCTTTGAAATACCGGAGAGGGCGACTCTTCCATGATGATCCAGGTCAATCCGATGGCACCGATCCCTAACACGATGAGAACTCCCAAGAGCATCAGCACCCCTACACAGGTCACTACCATAGCACGCGTAGTCGAAAAACATGAGCCGACAAAGCCGGCAATCGCAATACGGATTCGACTCAACGTACTATCGGATTTTCGGCTGAGCTTCGGCTCCGCTGGAGGTTCTCGCGTCTCAGTCGGCCTGACATTTCGGGACGACTCAAAAAACACATCAACAGCAGCGGCAGCCCCCGACATCGATCGGCTGACTT from Nitrospira sp. includes the following:
- a CDS encoding DUF124 domain-containing protein translates to MKSEVLYPGAFPMARVELAEGEHIKAESGAMVACSPTIDIESKMEGGFLGALSRKFLTGEKFFFQTLRASRGAGEVLLAPTVPGEIVVLELDGVGEYMVQKDGFLAGADGVTIDSQMQSMSRGLLGGEGFFILKMSGKGMLLLNSFGAVHKIELKPGQEYIVDNSHLVAWSTTTTYNIEKATSGWVASFTSGEGFVCRFRGPGLVFIQSRNPGGFGAWVRQFIPVSE